GCTATATGCAGAACTATGGGCCGTTGGTTGAGAAAGACGCTAGTTCGAGCAAGTACGTGAGGTACACTGTGGTGGCTTTGGAGAAGATTCTCAGCTCTCTTTACATACCTAGGCCCATGAGATATGGAAGTTTTAAGGGTACACCGCCGAGTGAGAAACTCAGGAACGATGTTGATCTTAGACGCACTACTTCAGCTGTTGTATGATTGAAGCCATGTTCCGTTGTCTGAAGATGTGATCATGTTGTGTCTGCTCTTCCATCTCCTGGGAGGATTATCTTCAGTGGAGAAGCAGATGTAGACTTTTTATACGTATATAAGATACTGTCACTCTAGGTATAGCTTTTTAGTCATTGATCAAGTCCCCTTAGTTCATTTATGTCTTGAGGTTTCATGTTAGGGGTTAAGATTATTCTATTTAGTGAGATAGCTAGAAGATCAGTAATGTTCTTGTTCTTAATTGTTGTGCTACGTTTGTgacattttatgatttttttttaaataatggaaaatgtatgaaaaaacaGTTTCCTTGTTCTTTCTTTATCTCCAAGGAAGCTCGTTAGACTTGGTTACACCCCTGAGGGCAGTACTGTAGTGAGATTCTTCACACCTTGCCAATCTTTTGCATACAATCATCACATTCAAGAGAGACCCTTTGCTTCATGCATTTAGACATCATTGTGTCCAAAATTCACTTTGATAAAGTTTGTTTGTGCctttcaaattattattatacttGCAAAAACTAAGCTAATTATGTTAAATCCGTGTAGATATCATTTCAGTAATTCAGTACGTTATGAATTAGTTCAAATCCTATCTGGTTTCACTGACATAAATTTACTACTTTTACCTTTTTTACAAACtgaaaatcagtaataatgagAATTGGATAAGGTTTTTGGCTGTTATAACGACCACTGAACTATCGGGTACAGCGGACAGCATCGGACTTAACGGAGACAGTAACTCCGAAACGTACGGCTAAGGTCCGAGAGCTAGCCAATCTGCAGAGACCACGACATCATTAACGTGTCAAAAACGTCAAAGTCGCCGTTAGCGTCTTTTCCCTCGGGGTActatttctatttttagaaCATTTACGCGTAATTACACAGACAGACTCAAATACTGTGACTCATGCTATGTGTATATAATAAATTCTTTATACGCCAACTTTCTTTCTCTCCGGAAATTAGTTCTTAACTCGAGCTCTTAACTTGCGCTCATCGCCGGTTGATGACAGCTAAGTCCGGTTGGTGGATAAACAGGAGGAGACGAGGTCGAAGAGGAGAAGGCTAGAAGAACTGAGAAATGGAGTTTCTGGCAGGTTCGACGTTTGAAGCTGGTACGGCGGTGCAGGATAAAGCTGCACCGGCGGCTCTGTTCTTGACGGAGGAATCTAGCCGCGGTGGAAGCGGGATCGGATTAAGGAGATGTGTTAAGTCTCTGTCGGAGGAGATATCAGAGAGTTCTTCATCATCTGTAGTCGTGTCGGGAGAAAGCAGCGCAAACGAGGAAGAGGACGGTGTCGTTTCGTCACGAGGAACATGGTTTGGTTCCTCTCTTGAAGATTCTCTTCCTATTAAGTACCTTTTCCCTTAATCAATCTTTTAAATTtccaaaatttaattaattttccgaaatttaattactatttgttgttgttttaaaaatttaggaGAGGGTTATCAAATCATTACATAGGGAAATCAAAATCATTTGGTAATCTAATGGAAGTGAGCAAGACCAAAGATCTTATGAAAGTGGAGAGTCCGTTGAACAAGAGAAGGAGATTGCTTATTGCTAACAAGCTAAGGAGATCATCACTGTCTTCTTTCAACATCTACTCCAAGACTAATAATAACCTTAGTTCCATGCCTTTACTTGCATTGCAAGAGTCTGATGAGGAGGATCACATATGCAGTTATGATAATGATGATAGTAGTGATGATGAAATTAGTAAGTTGCAAGAGAAGAGGATGAAGATGACAACGAATAATAGAGATTTTATGGTTCAAACTCATAGCTGCTTATGTTTAACTAGTTTTCAAGATGCTGATCGATAATTCATTATTTTCTCCACTTGTGtttcgtttttttgtttgtttctgttGTCAGAGTAGAGTAAGTTTCGTTGGCAATAATTGATCGAAAATTTGATAGAATCGTTGTCTAATCGCTAAGACGTGGGTTACCGATCTATTTCTCTACGAAAACTATTATCATATAGCACCATATTCATCTAAAGTTAAAACTTCATTCTATATATTCACTAGATGAATATTAAATACTAGTTTCTCTATGAACTCAAAGTTCGGATTATATTTATTTCCACcatgattaatttttatttaattagacaccaatcaaaattaaaagaaaatagcgATTAAAGTAATGAATTTCATATCCATCTGAAATAAAACAcaaaactcaaaaactaaagAGTCAAATTCCTCAAATTTTGAGAAGAACCGGATTACTTTATCACTAATGGTTTTGATGATTTGGGGATTTtgtctttctaatttttaagttttatgttttatttcgGGTCAACTAGAGGtattttttgttcaattttaattttatttggtgTTTGATGACTAAGCGTGTATATACAATAAATCTTGTGATATAGGTGTGAAGACtggtatttaatatttatttaatgggTATATAAAATGTAGTCTTAAGTTCTTAACTTCCTGTAGAAATGATGATGGATATTTAAGAACAATTCTTTTAAATagacatttttaattttttgtcacaaaaataaactTGATCAAAGtagcatttttttattttgaaaattttaatttttatttactttttaaaatttgaaatcatatcctaaaatctcactcctcaactctaaactctaaaccctaaatcttaaaccctaaactccacgccttaactctaaatcctaatgtCAAGATTAATTACTCATAGGGATATAAGTGTATAATTActtattttgataaaacatctaagtctattttgatcatttttataaaaaaattcggtATTTAATATGTATTTAATGGGTATATGAtaattttgaaggaaaaaataGATAATTAACCATTTAGATGATAATAAATTTGTAGAACttataataattaatgattAATGAATTGGATTACTTGTGGATATGATTTGATCTCCACTAACTAAACAATATGATCATACTTCTTGCCTGTAATCTTTAGTGGATATCGTTCAATATTaacccaaataaaaaaaaaatgtttcgtAAAATTTGGTTAGGTCAAGTCAGGTGTAATGTGAACCAAGGTTTAAGTCTAAGATAAGGTTTCCTCTTGTATTCTTAGGAAAGAAGATGCATAGCACGAGTCCGAGTCATGTTGTTCAAACTACTTAACTGATCGATATTCCTTAAAAACTCAGGATTCTTACGCATATTCTTTCATATAAAAGTCTTTAATGTGAACACAGGTCTAAGATAATGTTTCCACTTGTATTCTGAATTTCTCAATGTTGCAATAGTCATGCTGTTTTGCTTTCAGAGCCGTGCTTCAAGTATTCAAAAAAGCTTTTGCCTAGgacttctaaaatatattattttttttagagtttcaaattttagaaaataattagtaGTAGAGTACTTTAAGTTTGCCATTTATTTGATAAACTGAAATCAGCAAATGAAGATAGTTTGATGGCATCTTGTACCAATCTTCAAAAAGCTTTAAGGCATGTAAATCATTATAATGATGTTATTGGGGATGATTTGTGTTTTGAACTGATGGTTCTAAAAGAGACGTTGCCATAAGATTACAAGAGACCTCTTGAAGTTCtgaattttttgaaagaaaaagaagagtgtTATCCAGACTCATAAATTTCTTATCAAATATTATTTGACGATTCTAGTTTCAGTCACTGCTGCTGAAAGAAGCTTTTTCAAGTGGAAATCCGTAAAGCTTTATATGTGATCAATTATATCACAAGAAAGATTAAATTGTTtagtaattatatttatagaaagagAATTAGTCAGAAATGTAGATCATGCAAATTTAGTTAAAAAGTTtattgaaaaagaagaaaaaaacatttgtcttaattttttaaattattattttttaatgttttttcaaatatatattatgctctaataaaaaaaatttataagagGAACCGATTTTTATATGTCTCAGGCCCCACTAAACTTTGGCACGGCAGTGTTTGCTTTGCATGAGTCATGGCTGTTCAAACTACTAATATTCTATACGAACTCAGGATTCTCGGGCATATTCTTTCATCAGAGCTGGCATCAAATAGTTGATTATATAAAATTCACAATGCGTACACCAACAtttgcaactttt
The sequence above is drawn from the Brassica napus cultivar Da-Ae chromosome A8, Da-Ae, whole genome shotgun sequence genome and encodes:
- the BNAA08G12440D gene encoding protein OXIDATIVE STRESS 3 LIKE 2, whose protein sequence is MEFLAGSTFEAGTAVQDKAAPAALFLTEESSRGGSGIGLRRCVKSLSEEISESSSSSVVVSGESSANEEEDGVVSSRGTWFGSSLEDSLPIKRGLSNHYIGKSKSFGNLMEVSKTKDLMKVESPLNKRRRLLIANKLRRSSLSSFNIYSKTNNNLSSMPLLALQESDEEDHICSYDNDDSSDDEISKLQEKRMKMTTNNRDFMVQTHSCLCLTSFQDADR